In Spirochaeta lutea, a single genomic region encodes these proteins:
- a CDS encoding ABC transporter permease, translated as MSREPHALDALLTLQERPPAPNWFAACLALGWRALLKIKHVPEQLFDVTAFPIMMTLLFSLLFGGALAGSVESYVQFLIPGILVMTVVMITMYTALTINKDIAKGLFDRLQTLPIWQPSALVGALLGDLVRYTIASVVVLVLGLILGFRPEGGLLGLAGGVGVVLVFAFSLSWIWTMMGLLLKTPEAVMSISSIVSFPLTFGSNIFVDPGTMPGWLQVFVRVNPVTHATTAARSVIQGSPDLPALGITLIWSVVLVLVFGAITMYLYRTRNNR; from the coding sequence ATGAGCCGAGAACCCCATGCCCTGGATGCCCTGCTGACCCTCCAGGAACGCCCCCCGGCTCCGAACTGGTTTGCCGCCTGTCTCGCCCTGGGATGGAGGGCCTTGCTGAAGATCAAACATGTTCCCGAACAACTCTTCGATGTAACCGCCTTCCCGATTATGATGACCCTGCTGTTCAGCCTGCTCTTCGGCGGCGCCCTGGCAGGATCGGTGGAATCGTATGTGCAGTTTTTAATCCCGGGAATCCTGGTAATGACGGTGGTCATGATCACCATGTACACCGCCCTGACGATAAATAAGGACATCGCCAAGGGGCTCTTCGACCGGCTGCAGACCCTGCCGATCTGGCAGCCCTCCGCCCTGGTGGGGGCCCTCCTGGGCGATCTGGTACGCTACACCATTGCTTCCGTCGTGGTACTTGTACTGGGTCTCATCCTGGGATTCCGACCCGAGGGCGGCCTGCTTGGCCTGGCCGGGGGCGTGGGTGTAGTATTGGTCTTCGCCTTTAGCCTGTCCTGGATCTGGACCATGATGGGCCTGCTCCTCAAAACACCCGAGGCCGTCATGAGCATCAGCTCCATCGTCAGCTTTCCCCTGACCTTCGGAAGCAACATCTTTGTCGATCCCGGTACCATGCCCGGGTGGCTTCAGGTGTTTGTACGGGTTAATCCGGTAACCCACGCAACAACGGCGGCCCGATCGGTCATCCAAGGCAGCCCGGATCTTCCCGCCCTGGGAATCACCCTCATCTGGTCGGTGGTATTGGTCCTGGTCTTCGGCGCCATTACCATGTATCTCTACCGCACCCGGAACAACCGCTGA
- a CDS encoding DUF1761 domain-containing protein — MSISWLGVVLSVVFSMLNGMIWYHPKVFFDRWWKIIGKEGQQPDTQGMALMWILTVLSAGVKALAVGVLVGISPALLGDITGLTGLLTGVLAWAGFVAPTFLVNKLFAGHGVAGWAIEAGNHLLDMAVFGLFFGLLA; from the coding sequence ATGAGTATATCGTGGCTCGGTGTTGTATTAAGCGTCGTATTTTCCATGCTGAACGGCATGATTTGGTACCACCCCAAGGTTTTTTTCGACCGGTGGTGGAAGATAATCGGTAAAGAGGGCCAGCAACCCGACACCCAGGGCATGGCCCTCATGTGGATTCTGACGGTTCTCAGCGCCGGGGTAAAAGCCCTGGCGGTGGGCGTTTTGGTCGGAATATCCCCCGCCCTCTTAGGAGATATCACCGGCCTCACGGGCCTGCTGACCGGGGTGCTTGCCTGGGCCGGCTTTGTTGCTCCCACCTTCCTGGTGAACAAACTCTTTGCCGGGCATGGTGTGGCGGGCTGGGCCATAGAAGCAGGAAACCATCTTCTGGACATGGCGGTGTTCGGATTGTTCTTCGGGCTTCTGGCGTGA
- a CDS encoding class I SAM-dependent DNA methyltransferase, with amino-acid sequence MTRNHHLNLYRLADRPAPFAKGSMELWRDPHISKGMLQAHLDPDTDAASRRPAFLDASCRFIQEIAPPDSFPRLLDLGCGPGLYAQRLLALGYDVTGVDFSEGSIGYAASQNPGGRFLCQDYTNLEVPGPFDLAMLIYCDFGVLAPEDRRKVIAGAFEALRPGGLFILDVETPVFFRSRADSQTWYAQDSGFFMDSPHVCLESLLSYPDNLHLERYILVPEQGEPRVILNWHQAFTPETLKPEFTARGFELVSWYSDVAGQPFLPDTPILCGVFRKPG; translated from the coding sequence ATGACCAGAAACCACCATCTAAATCTGTACCGCCTCGCCGACCGGCCTGCGCCCTTCGCCAAAGGCTCCATGGAGCTGTGGCGGGATCCCCATATTTCCAAGGGGATGCTCCAGGCCCATCTTGACCCGGACACCGATGCTGCCTCCCGGAGGCCGGCCTTTCTGGATGCATCATGCAGGTTCATCCAGGAGATCGCACCCCCCGATTCGTTCCCGCGTCTTCTGGACCTGGGCTGCGGCCCCGGCCTCTACGCTCAGCGGCTCCTGGCCCTGGGGTACGATGTGACGGGGGTTGATTTTTCCGAGGGTTCCATCGGATACGCGGCTTCCCAGAATCCCGGTGGCCGGTTTCTCTGCCAGGACTACACTAACCTGGAGGTTCCTGGCCCCTTTGACCTGGCTATGTTGATTTACTGCGACTTCGGGGTGTTGGCCCCGGAGGATCGGCGGAAGGTGATAGCCGGAGCCTTTGAGGCGCTTCGGCCGGGCGGATTGTTCATCCTGGATGTGGAGACTCCGGTATTCTTCCGGAGCCGCGCCGACTCCCAGACCTGGTACGCCCAGGATTCGGGGTTTTTTATGGATTCACCCCATGTCTGCCTGGAGTCGCTGCTTTCCTACCCCGATAATCTGCACCTGGAACGCTACATTCTGGTGCCCGAGCAGGGCGAGCCCCGGGTTATACTCAACTGGCACCAGGCCTTTACCCCCGAGACCCTTAAACCTGAGTTTACCGCCCGGGGTTTCGAGCTGGTGTCATGGTACTCTGATGTGGCCGGCCAACCATTTCTGCCGGACACGCCGATCCTCTGCGGTGTGTTCCGTAAACCCGGCTGA
- a CDS encoding YiiX/YebB-like N1pC/P60 family cysteine hydrolase: protein MKKSLTRIPAIITGVLGLGFILAYLWMPRLLVAGVGWITKSLRGAPAQAEMQAAASPESSMATRGDVLHAYELDAIQPGDIVLRRGGGLMSSLIVEVLGGREGFSHGGMLMPDETGGWQVVHSVSQSISPRDGVQAQSLEDFLAASIPGSTAVVRLKAPGEIRSAMAARALALESERLPFDYSFELGGGELYCTELLWAVLPEEIRSQTTEYHQPGQIIRFESFLNPDFFQIIIDRRRQLAR, encoded by the coding sequence GTGAAGAAGTCCCTTACCCGTATTCCAGCTATAATTACCGGGGTCCTGGGCCTGGGTTTTATCCTGGCCTATCTCTGGATGCCCCGGCTCCTGGTGGCCGGGGTGGGCTGGATTACCAAATCTCTCCGCGGCGCACCGGCTCAGGCAGAAATGCAGGCCGCCGCCTCCCCGGAATCCTCCATGGCAACCCGAGGCGATGTGCTTCATGCCTACGAGCTGGATGCCATCCAGCCCGGGGACATCGTACTGCGCCGGGGAGGGGGCTTGATGAGCAGCCTCATTGTGGAGGTTCTCGGGGGAAGGGAGGGGTTTTCCCATGGGGGGATGCTCATGCCCGATGAAACCGGGGGTTGGCAGGTTGTCCACTCCGTGTCCCAGAGCATCTCGCCCCGGGACGGGGTACAGGCCCAGAGCCTGGAGGATTTTTTAGCCGCCAGCATCCCCGGCTCTACGGCGGTGGTGCGCCTGAAGGCCCCGGGGGAGATCCGTTCCGCCATGGCTGCCCGTGCCCTCGCTCTTGAATCGGAGCGCCTGCCCTTCGATTATTCCTTTGAATTGGGGGGCGGGGAGCTGTACTGTACGGAGCTTCTATGGGCGGTACTTCCCGAAGAAATCCGCAGCCAAACCACTGAATATCACCAACCGGGGCAGATTATCCGGTTTGAAAGCTTCCTAAATCCTGATTTCTTTCAGATTATCATCGACCGCCGCCGGCAACTCGCCCGATAA
- a CDS encoding nuclear transport factor 2 family protein → MKRVVQLIFVTVLVSMVIISCAQEKGPEASAIAFMEAVSSMDFEKAAEYATPETQEMLGFLGMMSAEMSEEELQEVTGTKFTHVNTEMREGTAFVTLSADGQEQTLTLEEVDGTWLVALDKEDLDKEL, encoded by the coding sequence ATGAAAAGAGTAGTACAGTTGATCTTTGTGACGGTTTTAGTCTCAATGGTGATTATATCCTGTGCACAAGAGAAGGGTCCCGAAGCCTCCGCCATCGCCTTCATGGAGGCTGTGTCGTCCATGGACTTCGAAAAAGCTGCAGAGTATGCCACCCCGGAGACCCAGGAAATGCTGGGCTTTCTCGGCATGATGAGCGCCGAAATGAGCGAGGAGGAGCTTCAGGAGGTCACCGGGACCAAATTTACCCACGTGAACACCGAGATGCGTGAGGGAACAGCCTTTGTTACCCTTTCGGCAGACGGCCAGGAGCAGACCCTGACCCTGGAAGAGGTAGACGGCACATGGCTTGTCGCCCTAGACAAAGAGGACCTGGATAAGGAACTCTAG